In Bradyrhizobium lablabi, one DNA window encodes the following:
- the hflX gene encoding GTPase HflX, producing METRPPVPRAILVGIQIPGVDDVAHAASIEELGRLVKTLGYEVVGTISQKRDEIGGGTVLGKGRLEELAAITGGTGVVGSMATPRKSKARERFEDADEKQPNARQTEPDPAAAPKPEFVIVDHDISPSQARNLERATGAQVLDRTGVIVEIFHRHAHSREAKLQVEMARLKYVSPRLRESSGGGRQQGVGAGESDLELDRRKIRDRLAELKEQLEDIQRDNDQRRSARRDQLRVALVGYTNAGKSSLMRALTGSEVLVADKLFATLDTTVRSLQPEAKPRVLVSDTVGFIKKLPHDLVASFRSTLAEALEASLLLFVVDASDPTYESQLEVSRNVLREIGADAVPSRLLLNKIDRVSEADRAALRAKHPNAILLSAKSPEDVTALRETIIAFFEAAMVEDQLVLPYAKQGLLNEVYENARVLSEDYDSTGRIMKVRGLPGAIARLQRALAAS from the coding sequence ATGGAAACCAGGCCGCCCGTTCCACGTGCGATCCTCGTCGGCATTCAGATCCCCGGAGTCGACGACGTCGCGCATGCCGCCAGCATCGAGGAGTTGGGCCGTCTGGTGAAAACGCTCGGCTACGAAGTCGTCGGCACGATATCGCAGAAGCGTGACGAGATCGGCGGCGGGACGGTACTCGGCAAGGGACGGCTTGAGGAGCTCGCGGCGATTACCGGCGGGACCGGTGTCGTCGGATCGATGGCGACCCCCCGGAAGTCGAAGGCCCGCGAGCGGTTTGAAGACGCAGACGAGAAGCAGCCGAATGCCAGGCAGACAGAGCCCGATCCGGCGGCGGCGCCGAAACCGGAATTCGTGATCGTCGACCATGACATCTCACCAAGCCAGGCGCGCAACCTTGAACGCGCAACCGGTGCGCAGGTACTCGATCGGACCGGGGTGATCGTCGAGATTTTCCATCGCCATGCGCACAGTCGCGAGGCGAAGCTGCAGGTCGAGATGGCGCGGTTGAAATACGTCTCGCCGCGTCTGCGGGAATCGTCGGGCGGCGGACGCCAGCAAGGCGTCGGCGCGGGCGAGTCCGATCTCGAGCTCGATCGCCGCAAGATCCGCGATCGCCTCGCGGAGCTGAAAGAACAGCTGGAGGATATCCAGCGGGACAACGACCAGCGCCGATCCGCGCGCCGCGATCAGCTCCGGGTCGCATTGGTCGGCTATACCAATGCCGGCAAGTCGTCGCTGATGCGAGCGCTCACGGGTAGCGAGGTGCTGGTCGCGGACAAGCTGTTTGCGACGCTCGATACGACCGTGCGCTCCCTGCAGCCCGAGGCGAAGCCGCGCGTGCTGGTCTCGGACACAGTCGGGTTTATCAAGAAGCTGCCGCACGATCTGGTCGCGTCATTTCGGTCTACGCTCGCCGAAGCGCTCGAGGCGTCGCTGCTGCTGTTCGTCGTTGACGCCTCCGATCCGACCTATGAATCGCAGCTCGAGGTGAGCCGCAATGTGCTGCGCGAGATCGGCGCGGACGCCGTCCCTTCGCGCCTGCTGCTCAACAAGATCGATCGCGTGAGCGAAGCGGATCGCGCCGCGCTCCGCGCCAAGCACCCCAACGCGATTCTCCTCTCCGCAAAGTCACCTGAGGACGTGACTGCGCTGCGCGAGACCATCATCGCGTTTTTCGAAGCTGCGATGGTGGAGGACCAATTGGTGTTGCCGTACGCGAAGCAGGGGTTGCTCAACGAGGTGTATGAGAATGCACGCGTGCTCTCCGAGGACTACGACAGCACCGGCCGGATCATGAAAGTGCGCGGCCTGCCCGGCGCGATCGCGCGCCTGCAAAGAGCTCTTGCCGCCTCGTGA
- a CDS encoding peptidoglycan-binding protein produces MPRRRRGARAVAIEADAERGLLLRVLLHSPKDTFAGALAFAAVVAIIVNALFLQTGHHPAPMFGSVIVMPQPVALAPSPLPRPRPVEADATPSEPKPVLETKPAPEPRAAQESKPPPEPKPVAEPKPAEPKAADPLGNLVKTTAAMPPAATSSIPRPPAPIPLANPATRRVAAVQRALTEYGYGQLKPTGTVGTDTQAAIAKFERERKLPVTGQVSERLVRELTTVIGHSID; encoded by the coding sequence ATGCCGCGTCGACGCCGCGGCGCGCGCGCGGTTGCCATCGAAGCCGACGCCGAGCGCGGCCTGCTATTGCGCGTTCTGCTGCATAGTCCGAAGGACACCTTTGCCGGCGCGTTGGCCTTTGCGGCGGTTGTGGCCATCATCGTCAACGCGCTGTTCCTGCAAACCGGGCACCATCCCGCGCCGATGTTCGGCTCGGTGATCGTGATGCCTCAGCCTGTGGCGTTGGCGCCTAGCCCCTTGCCGCGTCCGCGCCCGGTCGAAGCCGATGCGACGCCGTCGGAACCGAAGCCTGTTTTGGAAACGAAGCCTGCGCCTGAGCCCAGGGCTGCGCAGGAATCAAAGCCGCCTCCGGAGCCCAAGCCTGTCGCAGAGCCCAAGCCCGCCGAGCCGAAAGCGGCCGACCCGCTGGGCAATCTGGTCAAGACAACGGCGGCCATGCCGCCGGCTGCGACGTCGAGCATCCCGCGGCCGCCGGCGCCGATCCCGCTTGCCAATCCGGCCACCCGCCGCGTCGCGGCGGTGCAGCGCGCGCTCACCGAATATGGCTATGGCCAGTTGAAGCCGACCGGCACTGTCGGCACCGACACGCAAGCCGCGATCGCAAAATTCGAGCGCGAGCGCAAGCTGCCGGTGACCGGGCAGGTGTCCGAACGCCTGGTCCGCGAACTCACCACGGTGATCGGTCATTCGATCGACTAG
- a CDS encoding sensor histidine kinase, with amino-acid sequence MRVLSIIRDCLDALLHPSARYDALTRARHRAFMAPRLIGSLAAFAAFPVYLAMRGAPTALEVVAFAWLIAPILLSWFLSRTGRYEGAHVLSSLALAGLVMMVAMTTGGILSFAAIWLVVVPLEAALSASRRVVAFASALALACTALLIAFGHFDLLPAADVTPFSRGLFMACGVMSATVYAAGLAFGAESLARTSVALLNLEEDRYRLLARNMSDVISRHRRNGAVQFISPAAETMLGTQVARLLGHGLFDRVHVADRPAYLTALSDATRGGEAGSVEFRLRRDGPRGGAEFIWIEMRCRPLDSAPGTGATREAEVVAVMRDVTDRKMQEQALELARAAAEHADASKTRFLATMSHELRTPLNAIIGFSEMLVQEQALMLDAAHRREYAQLIHDSGQHLLSVVNGILDMSKMETGNFEISPEPFAPRAAVINCCNLLALKARENGIDLVTRVLEDLPVMNGDPRAFKQIVLNLVSNAIKFTERGGMVTVSASVEGARLVLRVTDTGVGIAADDLKRIGDPFFQAGKTYQRRHEGTGLGLSIVKSLVALHAGEMTLQSKIDEGTTVTVALPLAFTQAEMMPSSNVATLTPSSRSPTQDQVQDHVQAHVQAHVEDKTQVKKSA; translated from the coding sequence CTGATCGGAAGCCTTGCGGCATTTGCGGCATTTCCGGTCTATCTGGCGATGCGCGGCGCGCCGACCGCGCTCGAAGTCGTAGCGTTCGCCTGGCTGATCGCGCCGATCCTGTTGTCGTGGTTCCTGTCCCGCACCGGCCGCTACGAGGGCGCGCATGTGCTCTCGTCGCTGGCGCTGGCGGGTCTCGTCATGATGGTGGCGATGACCACCGGCGGCATATTGTCGTTTGCCGCGATCTGGCTCGTGGTGGTTCCGCTCGAAGCCGCCCTTTCGGCCTCGCGCCGCGTGGTCGCGTTCGCCTCCGCGCTGGCGCTCGCCTGCACCGCCCTGTTGATCGCGTTCGGGCATTTCGACCTGCTGCCGGCGGCCGATGTCACTCCCTTTTCGCGCGGCCTCTTCATGGCGTGCGGCGTCATGTCGGCGACGGTCTATGCCGCGGGGCTTGCCTTCGGCGCCGAGTCGCTGGCGCGCACCAGTGTCGCACTGCTCAACCTCGAGGAAGACCGCTATCGCCTGTTGGCGCGCAACATGAGCGACGTGATCTCGCGCCATCGCCGCAACGGCGCGGTGCAATTCATCTCGCCCGCGGCGGAGACGATGCTGGGCACCCAGGTGGCGCGCCTGCTCGGCCATGGCCTGTTCGACCGCGTCCACGTCGCCGATCGACCGGCCTATCTCACGGCACTTTCGGACGCCACGCGCGGCGGCGAGGCGGGCAGCGTTGAATTCCGTCTGCGGCGGGATGGCCCGCGCGGCGGCGCGGAGTTCATCTGGATCGAAATGCGCTGCCGGCCGCTCGATTCCGCGCCGGGAACCGGAGCCACACGCGAGGCCGAGGTGGTCGCCGTGATGCGCGACGTCACCGATCGGAAGATGCAGGAACAGGCGCTCGAACTGGCGCGCGCCGCCGCCGAACATGCGGATGCGTCGAAAACCCGTTTCCTCGCCACCATGAGCCATGAATTGCGCACGCCGCTCAACGCCATCATCGGCTTCTCCGAGATGCTCGTCCAGGAACAGGCGTTGATGCTGGATGCGGCGCACCGCAGGGAGTATGCCCAGCTGATCCACGATTCCGGCCAGCATCTTTTGAGCGTGGTCAACGGCATTCTCGACATGTCCAAGATGGAAACCGGCAATTTCGAAATCTCGCCGGAGCCGTTCGCGCCGCGCGCAGCCGTGATCAATTGCTGCAACCTGCTGGCGCTGAAGGCGCGGGAAAACGGCATCGACCTCGTGACCCGCGTGCTCGAGGATCTGCCGGTCATGAACGGCGACCCGCGCGCGTTCAAGCAGATCGTGCTCAATCTGGTCTCCAATGCGATCAAATTCACCGAGCGCGGCGGCATGGTGACGGTATCAGCCAGTGTCGAGGGCGCGCGGCTCGTGCTGCGCGTCACCGATACCGGCGTCGGCATCGCGGCCGACGATCTCAAGCGGATCGGCGATCCCTTCTTCCAGGCCGGCAAGACCTATCAGCGGCGCCACGAAGGCACCGGCCTTGGATTGTCGATCGTGAAAAGCCTGGTCGCGCTCCATGCCGGCGAAATGACCTTGCAGAGCAAGATCGACGAGGGCACCACCGTGACCGTCGCGTTGCCGCTGGCGTTCACGCAAGCCGAGATGATGCCGTCAAGCAACGTCGCGACGTTGACGCCTTCGTCGCGATCGCCGACCCAAGATCAAGTCCAAGATCACGTCCAAGCTCACGTCCAAGCTCACGTCGAAGACAAAACCCAGGTGAAGAAAAGTGCCTAA